CATAAGTCTGCAACTTTTCGATCGCGACGGCGGAAATATCGAGAGCGACGACCTTCAGGCCATGCTCGGCAAGAAAAATCGCGTTGGCGCCGAGCCCGCACGCGAGATCGAGCGCATGCCCTTCGGACGGCAATAGGAACGCGTTTTCGGCCAGCAGCGGCACCGGGGCCTGGTTGCCGGGTTCGTCCAGGCTGTAGAGCCGGTCCCATTTTTCCTGGAGCTCATTCATGTTTCGGGGCAGTCCCCCCCGGGCTTGCTGACGCGAGGCTCCAGCCAGGTTTGCAGAAATTCCATGAATACGCGGACTTTCGCGGACAAATATTTCCGGTGCGGATAAACCGCATGCACATCCAGCGGCGGCGAAGGGTAATTCTGGAGCACGGGCTGGAGCCTGCCGCGTTCGATATCCCAGCCGACGATGTAGATCGGCAGCATCACCAGCCCCATGTCGTTGATCGCCGCGATGCGGATCGCATCCGCCACGTTGGCTTGCAGGCGGCCCGAGACGGTAATGGTCTGGGAACCCGATTCGCTTTTGAACGGCCATTTGTTTTTGGGATGAATGGCCCAGTTGATCAGGCAACTGTGGTGAACGAGATCCTGCGGCGTCTCGGGAATGCCGTGTTTGGCGAAATAGGTGGGCGATCCGCAGACCACTAGCGAAGAACTGGCCAGTTTGCGCGCGACCATGCTGGTGTCGTTCAGCGTGCCCAGATAAATCGCTAGATCGATGCCGTCTTCGATCATGTCGCC
The genomic region above belongs to Methylomicrobium agile and contains:
- a CDS encoding LysR family transcriptional regulator yields the protein MDKLTSMNVFVRVAKAGSFAGGARDLDISRAMATKHIIHLESALGTRLFNRTTRSLSLTEVGAAYFERCQQVLLDIEEMESQVTHLQTEPRGSLRISAPPVIGATHIARAISEFLKLHPDLNIELTIQSGPGDMIEDGIDLAIYLGTLNDTSMVARKLASSSLVVCGSPTYFAKHGIPETPQDLVHHSCLINWAIHPKNKWPFKSESGSQTITVSGRLQANVADAIRIAAINDMGLVMLPIYIVGWDIERGRLQPVLQNYPSPPLDVHAVYPHRKYLSAKVRVFMEFLQTWLEPRVSKPGGDCPET